A part of Brassica rapa cultivar Chiifu-401-42 chromosome A05, CAAS_Brap_v3.01, whole genome shotgun sequence genomic DNA contains:
- the LOC103866765 gene encoding uncharacterized protein LOC103866765 isoform X2 — MAEHCMVIAGKWETSADSHWNFSIDKQHMTRIVPLRNGIPLTELLSNVFREFFDNSDVIRTAVLSYWPPNSKELATGLTTPPVMLTTDGAVSYFYQHFQANKGMNLFVTFNIQPQPHPISHVDENPLSFTTPNQPLKRTHSPYSSSALRHPSTVGSQIPGFSLFTDDVLNLSQGCLHVHPQNSPHVHPQSSPPVRPPSCPPVHRPTAVSHIPGSSVSTHDNLDQEFPVVEDSGLSKTNRYSLLDETLFCQDELLQKMFKEDPNNIPDSWATNEDEEDEDTASDASLPADIPGVQTRGYDQDFWAPLIGNPLGGSDAAEVMAGIAVPKTAPHIIHCTTGDAFDHTVLVSGELPPYCKPEVGSSQLPVHPRSCPPVQPRSVPSRIPQSCPPVRRSSAYTSSARTSYTDPHPPHPPTPTPRETRPLSEISDEEFDVPPLFDDTLFEAEDVPDLDIDDDEPFVGKLYASKEDCQIGLAIYAIKEQFYFRQTRTSRHFFVLSCHDTRCEWRIRAKELTSCGYYTIQKCHLDHTCDTETRRLYKKRATSKVLAHIYRSKYCDVADAPKALQLQQLVLQDLRVSASYMKCHRAKGVALDITHGNAEDSYLNIAGYFDRLKATNPGTVTAIETELDDNGDTRFLYAFLSFGASIQGFRRLRPVLIIDGTHLSGKYKGVLLTASGQDGNFQVFPLAFAVVDGETEEAWTWFLTKLERIIADSNTLTIISDRHASIIKAITLTFPKAHHGSCIVHLMRNVVSRFKSKGLAKMVCEAAFSFRRSDFDANFKKIKQASAPCFKYLEDIGTAKWSRTYFPGNRYNLLTSNVAEQLNKAISKSRPSPIVEMFMFIQRMLTRWFSARRTKSAKHRGFVTPEVDKVMQTHIRLTKGSKIYPAKEWTYSVRGLFGHPNTVHLDTKVCTCQVFQKLKIPCGHAMLAADSIGLPYTQLVGDCYKTQQWIDTYSGVILPEAPVGDHPIPPDIADVTINPPKTRRPSGRPKENRIPSTGEVQVSFYSPYNLLLIHIPCLLTPNMFSFRLPRNQSSSPTNVAAAVALAITALAVLFPSDSGESYIHITSLLDREFT; from the coding sequence ATGGCGGAGCATTGTATGGTCATCGCCGGCAAATGGGAAACTTCTGCAGACAGCCACTGGAATTTTTCCATAGACAAACAGCACATGACAAGGATTGTTCCTCTTCGTAATGGCATACCCTTGACCGAATTACTGAGCAATGTATTCAGGGAGTTCTTCGACAACTCCGATGTCATCCGCACCGCCGTTCTTAGTTATTGGCCACCGAATTCCAAGGAGCTTGCAACCGGTCTTACCACACCCCCAGTCATGCTCACAACCGACGGGGCTGTCTCCTACTTTTACCAGCACTTTCAAGCTAACAAGGGAATGAATCTGTTTGTCACTTTCAATATCCAACCCCAACCCCATCCGATTAGTCATGTTGATGAGAATCCTTTATCTTTCACTACGCCCAACCAACCTCTCAAGAGGACCCACAGTCCTTATTCTTCGTCTGCTCTGCGACATCCTTCAACCGTTGGGTCTCAAATACCAGGCTTCTCCCTTTTTACGGACGACGTCCTCAACCTATCTCAGGGTTGTCTGCATGTACACCCCCAGAACAGTCCCCATGTACATCCCCAGTCTAGTCCGCCTGTACGCCCCCCGAGTTGTCCGCCTGTACATCGCCCTACAGCTGTCTCTCATATTCCAGGCTCCTCTGTTTCGACCCACGATAACCTGGATCAAGAATTTCCTGTTGTGGAAGACTCTGGTCTGTCAAAAACAAATCGCTACTCCCTCCTAGACGAAACCCTCTTCTGCCAAGATGAGCTCCttcaaaaaatgttcaaagaaGACCCCAACAACATACCCGATAGCTGGGCAACCAACGAGGACGAAGAGGACGAAGACACTGCTTCTGATGCTTCTCTTCCTGCTGATATTCCCGGTGTTCAAACCCGTGGGTATGACCAAGACTTTTGGGCTCCTCTTATTGGTAACCCCTTAGGTGGGTCTGATGCGGCTGAGGTTATGGCGGGTATCGCAGTGCCCAAGACTGCACCCCATATCATCCACTGCACAACTGGTGACGCTTTTGACCACACCGTCCTTGTCTCTGGCGAACTACCACCGTATTGCAAACCGGAAGTTGGTTCATCACAGCTTCCCGTACATCCTCGTAGTTGTCCACCTGTACAACCTCGAAGTGTTCCATCCAGAATTCCCCAGAGTTGTCCACCCGTACGCCGTTCTTCCGCGTACACAAGTTCCGCTCGCACATCCTACACTGACCCTCACCCGCCCCATCCCCCCACCCCGACTCCGCGTGAAACCCGGCCCCTCTCAGAAATAAGTGACGAGGAATTTGATGTTCCACCCCTATTTGATGATACCTTGTTTGAAGCTGAAGACGTCCCAGACTTGgatattgatgatgatgaacctTTTGTTGGGAAATTGTATGCATCAAAGGAAGACTGTCAAATTGGGCTCGCCATCTACGCAATCAAGGAGCAGTTTTATTTCAGACAGACTAGAACGAGCAGGCATTTTTTCGTCCTCAGTTGCCATGACACTCGTTGTGAGTGGAGAATACGTGCCAAAGAGCTCACCAGCTGCGGCTACTACACTATTCAAAAGTGTCACCTCGACCATACTTGTGATACTGAGACTCGCAGGCTCTACAAGAAACGTGCTACCTCAAAGGTTTTAGCACATATCTATCGCTCCAAATACTGCGATGTAGCTGATGCACCCAAAGCTCTCCAGCTCCAGCAACTTGTTCTTCAAGATTTGCGTGTCTCAGCTTCCTACATGAAATGCCATCGGGCAAAAGGTGTTGCACTTGACATTACACATGGGAATGCAGAGGACTCGTACCTCAACATAGCAGGTTATTTTGACAGGCTGAAAGCAACTAATCCTGGGACAGTCACTGCCATCGAAACTGAGCTTGATGATAACGGTGACACCCGTTTTCTGTACGCTTTCCTGTCTTTTGGAGCCTCAATCCAAGGATTCCGTCGCTTGCGTCCTGTCTTGATTATTGATGGCACTCACCTATCAGGCAAATACAAAGGTGTACTCCTCACTGCAAGTGGGCAAGATGGAAACTTCCAAGTCTTCCCTCTCGCCTTTGCTGTTGTTGATGGTGAAACTGAAGAGGCTTGGACATGGTTTCTAACCAAGTTGGAGAGGATCATAGCTGACTCAAACACCCTCACCATCATCTCTGATCGCCATGCCTCCATCATTAAAGCAATTACTCTGACATTCCCCAAGGCGCACCATGGCTCCTGCATTGTGCATCTCATGAGGAACGTTGTTTCCCGGTTCAAAAGCAAGGGTCTCGCCAAAATGGTTTGTGAGGCTGCATTCTCTTTCCGACGCTCTGATTTTGATGCtaacttcaaaaaaattaaacaagcTAGTGCACCTTGCTTTAAATACCTTGAAGACATTGGCACTGCAAAATGGTCACGCACTTACTTTCCTGGAAACCGGTACAATCTCCTCACCAGCAATGTTGCCGAGCAGTTAAACAAGGCTATTTCCAAATCCAGACCCTCTCCCATCGTTGAGatgttcatgttcatccaaCGCATGCTCACTCGGTGGTTCTCAGCTAGGAGGACAAAATCAGCAAAACACAGGGGGTTTGTCACCCCCGAGGTTGATAAAGTCATGCAGACTCATATCAGACTCACCAAAGGCAGCAAGATTTATCCAGCCAAAGAATGGACCTACTCTGTTAGAGGTCTTTTTGGTCACCCTAACACTGTCCACCTCGATACTAAAGTCTGTACATGTCAAGTGTTCCAAAAGCTAAAAATACCATGCGGACATGCTATGTTGGCTGCTGATTCTATCGGTCTCCCATACACCCAACTAGTTGGTGATTGCTACAAAACACAACAATGGATCGACACATATTCTGGTGTGATCTTACCTGAGGCTCCCGTAGGCGACCATCCTATTCCCCCTGATATTGCCGATGTCACCATTAACCCACCAAAGACTCGCCGCCCATCTGGTCGACCGAAGGAAAATCGTATACCTTCCACAGGGGAGGTTCAGGTCAGTTTTTATTCCCCTTACAATCTACTTCTAATCCACATCCCTTGCTTACTTACCCCAAACATGTTTTCTTTCAGACTCCCAAGAAACCAAAGCTCGTCCCCAACAAATGTGGCCGCTGCGGTGGCACTGGCCATAACCGCACTCGCTGTGTTGTTCCCATCTGACAGTGGTGAATCTTATATCCACATAACCTCCCTTTTGGATAGGGAATTCACCTAG
- the LOC103866765 gene encoding uncharacterized protein LOC103866765 isoform X3 codes for MINPLLLLIMFAFSSYPFWFQLSSMAEHCMVIAGKWETSADSHWNFSIDKQHMTRIVPLRNGIPLTELLSNVFREFFDNSDVIRTAVLSYWPPNSKELATGLTTPPVMLTTDGAVSYFYQHFQANKGMNLFVTFNIQPQPHPISHVDENPLSFTTPNQPLKRTHSPYSSSALRHPSTVGSQIPGFSLFTDDVLNLSQGCLHVHPQNSPHVHPQSSPPVRPPSCPPVHRPTAVSHIPGSSVSTHDNLDQEFPVVEDSGLSKTNRYSLLDETLFCQDELLQKMFKEDPNNIPDSWATNEDEEDEDTASDASLPADIPGVQTRGYDQDFWAPLIGNPLGGSDAAEVMAGIAVPKTAPHIIHCTTGDAFDHTVLVSGELPPYCKPEVGSSQLPVHPRSCPPVQPRSVPSRIPQSCPPVRRSSAYTSSARTSYTDPHPPHPPTPTPRETRPLSEISDEEFDVPPLFDDTLFEAEDVPDLDIDDDEPFVGKLYASKEDCQIGLAIYAIKEQFYFRQTRTSRHFFVLSCHDTRCEWRIRAKELTSCGYYTIQKCHLDHTCDTETRRLYKKRATSKVLAHIYRSKYCDVADAPKALQLQQLVLQDLRVSASYMKCHRAKGVALDITHGNAEDSYLNIAGYFDRLKATNPGTVTAIETELDDNGDTRFLYAFLSFGASIQGFRRLRPVLIIDGTHLSGKYKGVLLTASGQDGNFQVFPLAFAVVDGETEEAWTWFLTKLERIIADSNTLTIISDRHASIIKAITLTFPKAHHGSCIVHLMRNVVSRFKSKGLAKMVCEAAFSFRRSDFDANFKKIKQASAPCFKYLEDIGTAKWSRTYFPGNRYNLLTSNVAEQLNKAISKSRPSPIVEMFMFIQRMLTRWFSARRTKSAKHRGFVTPEVDKVMQTHIRLTKGSKIYPAKEWTYSVRGLFGHPNTVHLDTKVCTCQVFQKLKIPCGHAMLAADSIGLPYTQLVGDCYKTQQWIDTYSGVILPEAPVGDHPIPPDIADVTINPPKTRRPSGRPKENRIPSTGEVQTPKKPKLVPNKCGRCGGTGHNRTRCVVPI; via the exons ATGATTAACCCACTCTTACTACTAATCATGTTCGCCTTCTCCTCTTATCCTTTTTGGTTCCAGCTGTCGTCCATGGCGGAGCATTGTATGGTCATCGCCGGCAAATGGGAAACTTCTGCAGACAGCCACTGGAATTTTTCCATAGACAAACAGCACATGACAAGGATTGTTCCTCTTCGTAATGGCATACCCTTGACCGAATTACTGAGCAATGTATTCAGGGAGTTCTTCGACAACTCCGATGTCATCCGCACCGCCGTTCTTAGTTATTGGCCACCGAATTCCAAGGAGCTTGCAACCGGTCTTACCACACCCCCAGTCATGCTCACAACCGACGGGGCTGTCTCCTACTTTTACCAGCACTTTCAAGCTAACAAGGGAATGAATCTGTTTGTCACTTTCAATATCCAACCCCAACCCCATCCGATTAGTCATGTTGATGAGAATCCTTTATCTTTCACTACGCCCAACCAACCTCTCAAGAGGACCCACAGTCCTTATTCTTCGTCTGCTCTGCGACATCCTTCAACCGTTGGGTCTCAAATACCAGGCTTCTCCCTTTTTACGGACGACGTCCTCAACCTATCTCAGGGTTGTCTGCATGTACACCCCCAGAACAGTCCCCATGTACATCCCCAGTCTAGTCCGCCTGTACGCCCCCCGAGTTGTCCGCCTGTACATCGCCCTACAGCTGTCTCTCATATTCCAGGCTCCTCTGTTTCGACCCACGATAACCTGGATCAAGAATTTCCTGTTGTGGAAGACTCTGGTCTGTCAAAAACAAATCGCTACTCCCTCCTAGACGAAACCCTCTTCTGCCAAGATGAGCTCCttcaaaaaatgttcaaagaaGACCCCAACAACATACCCGATAGCTGGGCAACCAACGAGGACGAAGAGGACGAAGACACTGCTTCTGATGCTTCTCTTCCTGCTGATATTCCCGGTGTTCAAACCCGTGGGTATGACCAAGACTTTTGGGCTCCTCTTATTGGTAACCCCTTAGGTGGGTCTGATGCGGCTGAGGTTATGGCGGGTATCGCAGTGCCCAAGACTGCACCCCATATCATCCACTGCACAACTGGTGACGCTTTTGACCACACCGTCCTTGTCTCTGGCGAACTACCACCGTATTGCAAACCGGAAGTTGGTTCATCACAGCTTCCCGTACATCCTCGTAGTTGTCCACCTGTACAACCTCGAAGTGTTCCATCCAGAATTCCCCAGAGTTGTCCACCCGTACGCCGTTCTTCCGCGTACACAAGTTCCGCTCGCACATCCTACACTGACCCTCACCCGCCCCATCCCCCCACCCCGACTCCGCGTGAAACCCGGCCCCTCTCAGAAATAAGTGACGAGGAATTTGATGTTCCACCCCTATTTGATGATACCTTGTTTGAAGCTGAAGACGTCCCAGACTTGgatattgatgatgatgaacctTTTGTTGGGAAATTGTATGCATCAAAGGAAGACTGTCAAATTGGGCTCGCCATCTACGCAATCAAGGAGCAGTTTTATTTCAGACAGACTAGAACGAGCAGGCATTTTTTCGTCCTCAGTTGCCATGACACTCGTTGTGAGTGGAGAATACGTGCCAAAGAGCTCACCAGCTGCGGCTACTACACTATTCAAAAGTGTCACCTCGACCATACTTGTGATACTGAGACTCGCAGGCTCTACAAGAAACGTGCTACCTCAAAGGTTTTAGCACATATCTATCGCTCCAAATACTGCGATGTAGCTGATGCACCCAAAGCTCTCCAGCTCCAGCAACTTGTTCTTCAAGATTTGCGTGTCTCAGCTTCCTACATGAAATGCCATCGGGCAAAAGGTGTTGCACTTGACATTACACATGGGAATGCAGAGGACTCGTACCTCAACATAGCAGGTTATTTTGACAGGCTGAAAGCAACTAATCCTGGGACAGTCACTGCCATCGAAACTGAGCTTGATGATAACGGTGACACCCGTTTTCTGTACGCTTTCCTGTCTTTTGGAGCCTCAATCCAAGGATTCCGTCGCTTGCGTCCTGTCTTGATTATTGATGGCACTCACCTATCAGGCAAATACAAAGGTGTACTCCTCACTGCAAGTGGGCAAGATGGAAACTTCCAAGTCTTCCCTCTCGCCTTTGCTGTTGTTGATGGTGAAACTGAAGAGGCTTGGACATGGTTTCTAACCAAGTTGGAGAGGATCATAGCTGACTCAAACACCCTCACCATCATCTCTGATCGCCATGCCTCCATCATTAAAGCAATTACTCTGACATTCCCCAAGGCGCACCATGGCTCCTGCATTGTGCATCTCATGAGGAACGTTGTTTCCCGGTTCAAAAGCAAGGGTCTCGCCAAAATGGTTTGTGAGGCTGCATTCTCTTTCCGACGCTCTGATTTTGATGCtaacttcaaaaaaattaaacaagcTAGTGCACCTTGCTTTAAATACCTTGAAGACATTGGCACTGCAAAATGGTCACGCACTTACTTTCCTGGAAACCGGTACAATCTCCTCACCAGCAATGTTGCCGAGCAGTTAAACAAGGCTATTTCCAAATCCAGACCCTCTCCCATCGTTGAGatgttcatgttcatccaaCGCATGCTCACTCGGTGGTTCTCAGCTAGGAGGACAAAATCAGCAAAACACAGGGGGTTTGTCACCCCCGAGGTTGATAAAGTCATGCAGACTCATATCAGACTCACCAAAGGCAGCAAGATTTATCCAGCCAAAGAATGGACCTACTCTGTTAGAGGTCTTTTTGGTCACCCTAACACTGTCCACCTCGATACTAAAGTCTGTACATGTCAAGTGTTCCAAAAGCTAAAAATACCATGCGGACATGCTATGTTGGCTGCTGATTCTATCGGTCTCCCATACACCCAACTAGTTGGTGATTGCTACAAAACACAACAATGGATCGACACATATTCTGGTGTGATCTTACCTGAGGCTCCCGTAGGCGACCATCCTATTCCCCCTGATATTGCCGATGTCACCATTAACCCACCAAAGACTCGCCGCCCATCTGGTCGACCGAAGGAAAATCGTATACCTTCCACAGGGGAGGTTCAG ACTCCCAAGAAACCAAAGCTCGTCCCCAACAAATGTGGCCGCTGCGGTGGCACTGGCCATAACCGCACTCGCTGTGTTGTTCCCATCTGA
- the LOC117134082 gene encoding ARGOS-like protein — MDTTRDNRKDMSFRGSAQAPMMSKQEYIRTSSQGSKPRKLVTASYFSLESVVVLVGLTASLLILPLILPPLPPPPFMLLLIPIGIMFLLMVLAFMPSSSNAKHYYYYTVA, encoded by the exons ATGGATACGACAAGAGATAACCGAAAAGACATGAGTTTTCGTGGATCAGCTCAAGCTCCTATGATGAGTAAGCAAGAATATATCCGGACTTCTTCTCAGGGCAGCAAACCGAGGAAGCTAGTAACGGCGAGTTACTTCAGTTTAGAGTCAGTGGTTGTTCTTGTTGGTCTCACAGCATCTCTCTTGATCCTTCCCTTGATTCTTCCACCATTGCCTCCTCCTCCCTTTATGCTACTTCTCATTCCTATTGGGATTATGTTTCTGCTTATGGTTCTTGCTTTTATGCCTTCTTCTTCTAATGCCAAACAT TATTATTACTATACAGTTGCATGA
- the LOC103866765 gene encoding uncharacterized protein LOC103866765 isoform X1 produces the protein MINPLLLLIMFAFSSYPFWFQLSSMAEHCMVIAGKWETSADSHWNFSIDKQHMTRIVPLRNGIPLTELLSNVFREFFDNSDVIRTAVLSYWPPNSKELATGLTTPPVMLTTDGAVSYFYQHFQANKGMNLFVTFNIQPQPHPISHVDENPLSFTTPNQPLKRTHSPYSSSALRHPSTVGSQIPGFSLFTDDVLNLSQGCLHVHPQNSPHVHPQSSPPVRPPSCPPVHRPTAVSHIPGSSVSTHDNLDQEFPVVEDSGLSKTNRYSLLDETLFCQDELLQKMFKEDPNNIPDSWATNEDEEDEDTASDASLPADIPGVQTRGYDQDFWAPLIGNPLGGSDAAEVMAGIAVPKTAPHIIHCTTGDAFDHTVLVSGELPPYCKPEVGSSQLPVHPRSCPPVQPRSVPSRIPQSCPPVRRSSAYTSSARTSYTDPHPPHPPTPTPRETRPLSEISDEEFDVPPLFDDTLFEAEDVPDLDIDDDEPFVGKLYASKEDCQIGLAIYAIKEQFYFRQTRTSRHFFVLSCHDTRCEWRIRAKELTSCGYYTIQKCHLDHTCDTETRRLYKKRATSKVLAHIYRSKYCDVADAPKALQLQQLVLQDLRVSASYMKCHRAKGVALDITHGNAEDSYLNIAGYFDRLKATNPGTVTAIETELDDNGDTRFLYAFLSFGASIQGFRRLRPVLIIDGTHLSGKYKGVLLTASGQDGNFQVFPLAFAVVDGETEEAWTWFLTKLERIIADSNTLTIISDRHASIIKAITLTFPKAHHGSCIVHLMRNVVSRFKSKGLAKMVCEAAFSFRRSDFDANFKKIKQASAPCFKYLEDIGTAKWSRTYFPGNRYNLLTSNVAEQLNKAISKSRPSPIVEMFMFIQRMLTRWFSARRTKSAKHRGFVTPEVDKVMQTHIRLTKGSKIYPAKEWTYSVRGLFGHPNTVHLDTKVCTCQVFQKLKIPCGHAMLAADSIGLPYTQLVGDCYKTQQWIDTYSGVILPEAPVGDHPIPPDIADVTINPPKTRRPSGRPKENRIPSTGEVQVSFYSPYNLLLIHIPCLLTPNMFSFRLPRNQSSSPTNVAAAVALAITALAVLFPSDSGESYIHITSLLDREFT, from the coding sequence ATGATTAACCCACTCTTACTACTAATCATGTTCGCCTTCTCCTCTTATCCTTTTTGGTTCCAGCTGTCGTCCATGGCGGAGCATTGTATGGTCATCGCCGGCAAATGGGAAACTTCTGCAGACAGCCACTGGAATTTTTCCATAGACAAACAGCACATGACAAGGATTGTTCCTCTTCGTAATGGCATACCCTTGACCGAATTACTGAGCAATGTATTCAGGGAGTTCTTCGACAACTCCGATGTCATCCGCACCGCCGTTCTTAGTTATTGGCCACCGAATTCCAAGGAGCTTGCAACCGGTCTTACCACACCCCCAGTCATGCTCACAACCGACGGGGCTGTCTCCTACTTTTACCAGCACTTTCAAGCTAACAAGGGAATGAATCTGTTTGTCACTTTCAATATCCAACCCCAACCCCATCCGATTAGTCATGTTGATGAGAATCCTTTATCTTTCACTACGCCCAACCAACCTCTCAAGAGGACCCACAGTCCTTATTCTTCGTCTGCTCTGCGACATCCTTCAACCGTTGGGTCTCAAATACCAGGCTTCTCCCTTTTTACGGACGACGTCCTCAACCTATCTCAGGGTTGTCTGCATGTACACCCCCAGAACAGTCCCCATGTACATCCCCAGTCTAGTCCGCCTGTACGCCCCCCGAGTTGTCCGCCTGTACATCGCCCTACAGCTGTCTCTCATATTCCAGGCTCCTCTGTTTCGACCCACGATAACCTGGATCAAGAATTTCCTGTTGTGGAAGACTCTGGTCTGTCAAAAACAAATCGCTACTCCCTCCTAGACGAAACCCTCTTCTGCCAAGATGAGCTCCttcaaaaaatgttcaaagaaGACCCCAACAACATACCCGATAGCTGGGCAACCAACGAGGACGAAGAGGACGAAGACACTGCTTCTGATGCTTCTCTTCCTGCTGATATTCCCGGTGTTCAAACCCGTGGGTATGACCAAGACTTTTGGGCTCCTCTTATTGGTAACCCCTTAGGTGGGTCTGATGCGGCTGAGGTTATGGCGGGTATCGCAGTGCCCAAGACTGCACCCCATATCATCCACTGCACAACTGGTGACGCTTTTGACCACACCGTCCTTGTCTCTGGCGAACTACCACCGTATTGCAAACCGGAAGTTGGTTCATCACAGCTTCCCGTACATCCTCGTAGTTGTCCACCTGTACAACCTCGAAGTGTTCCATCCAGAATTCCCCAGAGTTGTCCACCCGTACGCCGTTCTTCCGCGTACACAAGTTCCGCTCGCACATCCTACACTGACCCTCACCCGCCCCATCCCCCCACCCCGACTCCGCGTGAAACCCGGCCCCTCTCAGAAATAAGTGACGAGGAATTTGATGTTCCACCCCTATTTGATGATACCTTGTTTGAAGCTGAAGACGTCCCAGACTTGgatattgatgatgatgaacctTTTGTTGGGAAATTGTATGCATCAAAGGAAGACTGTCAAATTGGGCTCGCCATCTACGCAATCAAGGAGCAGTTTTATTTCAGACAGACTAGAACGAGCAGGCATTTTTTCGTCCTCAGTTGCCATGACACTCGTTGTGAGTGGAGAATACGTGCCAAAGAGCTCACCAGCTGCGGCTACTACACTATTCAAAAGTGTCACCTCGACCATACTTGTGATACTGAGACTCGCAGGCTCTACAAGAAACGTGCTACCTCAAAGGTTTTAGCACATATCTATCGCTCCAAATACTGCGATGTAGCTGATGCACCCAAAGCTCTCCAGCTCCAGCAACTTGTTCTTCAAGATTTGCGTGTCTCAGCTTCCTACATGAAATGCCATCGGGCAAAAGGTGTTGCACTTGACATTACACATGGGAATGCAGAGGACTCGTACCTCAACATAGCAGGTTATTTTGACAGGCTGAAAGCAACTAATCCTGGGACAGTCACTGCCATCGAAACTGAGCTTGATGATAACGGTGACACCCGTTTTCTGTACGCTTTCCTGTCTTTTGGAGCCTCAATCCAAGGATTCCGTCGCTTGCGTCCTGTCTTGATTATTGATGGCACTCACCTATCAGGCAAATACAAAGGTGTACTCCTCACTGCAAGTGGGCAAGATGGAAACTTCCAAGTCTTCCCTCTCGCCTTTGCTGTTGTTGATGGTGAAACTGAAGAGGCTTGGACATGGTTTCTAACCAAGTTGGAGAGGATCATAGCTGACTCAAACACCCTCACCATCATCTCTGATCGCCATGCCTCCATCATTAAAGCAATTACTCTGACATTCCCCAAGGCGCACCATGGCTCCTGCATTGTGCATCTCATGAGGAACGTTGTTTCCCGGTTCAAAAGCAAGGGTCTCGCCAAAATGGTTTGTGAGGCTGCATTCTCTTTCCGACGCTCTGATTTTGATGCtaacttcaaaaaaattaaacaagcTAGTGCACCTTGCTTTAAATACCTTGAAGACATTGGCACTGCAAAATGGTCACGCACTTACTTTCCTGGAAACCGGTACAATCTCCTCACCAGCAATGTTGCCGAGCAGTTAAACAAGGCTATTTCCAAATCCAGACCCTCTCCCATCGTTGAGatgttcatgttcatccaaCGCATGCTCACTCGGTGGTTCTCAGCTAGGAGGACAAAATCAGCAAAACACAGGGGGTTTGTCACCCCCGAGGTTGATAAAGTCATGCAGACTCATATCAGACTCACCAAAGGCAGCAAGATTTATCCAGCCAAAGAATGGACCTACTCTGTTAGAGGTCTTTTTGGTCACCCTAACACTGTCCACCTCGATACTAAAGTCTGTACATGTCAAGTGTTCCAAAAGCTAAAAATACCATGCGGACATGCTATGTTGGCTGCTGATTCTATCGGTCTCCCATACACCCAACTAGTTGGTGATTGCTACAAAACACAACAATGGATCGACACATATTCTGGTGTGATCTTACCTGAGGCTCCCGTAGGCGACCATCCTATTCCCCCTGATATTGCCGATGTCACCATTAACCCACCAAAGACTCGCCGCCCATCTGGTCGACCGAAGGAAAATCGTATACCTTCCACAGGGGAGGTTCAGGTCAGTTTTTATTCCCCTTACAATCTACTTCTAATCCACATCCCTTGCTTACTTACCCCAAACATGTTTTCTTTCAGACTCCCAAGAAACCAAAGCTCGTCCCCAACAAATGTGGCCGCTGCGGTGGCACTGGCCATAACCGCACTCGCTGTGTTGTTCCCATCTGACAGTGGTGAATCTTATATCCACATAACCTCCCTTTTGGATAGGGAATTCACCTAG